In Streptomyces sp. NBC_00569, a single genomic region encodes these proteins:
- a CDS encoding Pepco domain-containing protein, whose amino-acid sequence MFETGQAAYAEQDAIVEGLDVLVSIDDTEPASGSGDMGIFGRRSEDTLVRRIPTAVLRENLQRSVDTLQQVLADLRVPDGGMSLQQAQVSFEITATGGIAIVGTSAQVGAKGAITLTFGS is encoded by the coding sequence ATGTTCGAAACAGGTCAGGCCGCATACGCCGAGCAGGACGCCATCGTAGAGGGGCTTGACGTGCTGGTGTCCATCGACGACACCGAACCGGCTTCCGGCTCAGGGGACATGGGAATCTTCGGGCGTCGGAGCGAGGACACCCTGGTTCGGCGGATCCCCACCGCCGTCCTGCGGGAGAACCTCCAACGCTCCGTGGACACCTTGCAGCAGGTACTCGCGGATCTCAGAGTGCCCGACGGCGGAATGTCGTTGCAGCAGGCGCAGGTTTCCTTCGAGATCACCGCGACCGGAGGCATCGCCATTGTAGGGACATCAGCCCAAGTGGGAGCCAAGGGAGCGATTACGCTGACCTTCGGCTCCTGA
- a CDS encoding NUDIX domain-containing protein — MGPKTAKVYETIRARLASGEYAPGDKMPSERTLSEELGIGRTALRQVLARLLSEGALEVRGRSSYRVPGAVSVSTPEGLEPWVVHGERDLYDNRWVKLQLWDVEPPGVERFEHHVVKLHHVAVTAVLDDQDRVLMMWRYRFVPKQWGWELPGGIVDEGEDPATTALREVVEETGWRPKSVEHVVTYQPMVGMVDSPHEIFVGRGAERVGEPTDLEEAGHIEWVPLADIPGLMARGELMGSGTLVALLYILASRGKPGVTAAR, encoded by the coding sequence ATGGGACCGAAGACAGCCAAGGTCTACGAGACGATTCGCGCTCGACTCGCGTCAGGCGAGTACGCCCCTGGCGACAAGATGCCCTCAGAGAGAACCCTCTCGGAGGAGCTCGGCATCGGCCGGACGGCGCTTCGGCAAGTCCTCGCCCGACTTCTGTCAGAAGGGGCCTTGGAGGTTCGAGGTAGAAGTTCGTATCGGGTTCCTGGAGCGGTGAGCGTCAGTACGCCCGAAGGCTTGGAGCCATGGGTCGTTCACGGTGAACGGGATCTCTATGACAACCGCTGGGTGAAGCTCCAACTTTGGGATGTGGAGCCTCCCGGCGTAGAGCGCTTCGAGCACCACGTGGTGAAGCTCCACCACGTAGCCGTCACAGCGGTCTTGGACGATCAAGACCGCGTTTTGATGATGTGGCGGTACCGCTTCGTTCCGAAGCAGTGGGGATGGGAACTCCCGGGCGGCATCGTGGACGAAGGGGAAGATCCTGCGACCACGGCACTGAGAGAAGTAGTGGAAGAGACGGGGTGGCGCCCGAAGTCCGTGGAGCACGTCGTCACCTATCAGCCCATGGTCGGGATGGTCGACTCACCTCACGAGATCTTCGTTGGACGCGGAGCCGAGCGGGTTGGTGAGCCGACCGATCTTGAAGAGGCGGGCCACATCGAGTGGGTACCCCTGGCTGACATTCCGGGGCTCATGGCCCGCGGTGAACTGATGGGCTCCGGCACCCTCGTGGCTTTGCTTTACATCCTCGCGAGTCGCGGCAAGCCAGGAGTTACAGCCGCTCGCTGA